GCACTTGATGGGTGTCGTCTTCTCCTCTTTGCTCAGTACTTCCTCAAGCATCAGCAAGGTATTGTGATACAATCTACTCAACTCACGACTCGCTTGGGAGTTGGCGATCCCAAAAGTAGCACGTGATGTAGAAAAATACTCTGGCAAGTCATAGGGATAGTCCAGATTGATCTTCGAGAAATCTGCGCCTAGTTCTCCCAACTGCTGCTCCAACCACACCATGACGTCTGTCTGCGTGGCACCTTCCATGGCTATGGAGGATATGGTCCGAAAAGCCTCGTCCACGAGATAAACCTTGAAATCATAAATACTGATCGACGACCGAAAAGTGACATCCGCCTGCACCCATCTTCCCACCAAGCGCTGGAGTTTGGTGTCCCATTCTAGGTTGGCATGCTCGTCATTGGGACTTTCTTCCAGAAAGGAGCGCCCCACAGCTGCTACATTCTGTATGGCTTGGTGACTCTGCTCCTTGGCCTGTTTGAGATCTTCTAAGGATGGATAGGTAAAACGTTGCCAGTTCTGATTCATTTCCTCGGTTGATTATCTGCTCTAAAACGCTAATTTATACTAATTCCTTTCAAAATTCGGAACAGCTTGATCGCTGAACTGTCCGTCATTCCTGATATGTAATCGGTAATCAACAGAATCGACTCGTACAAACTTGTCGATTCATGATCCAACTTGTAGACCACATCAGGAGGCAACAAACGAAACACACTCTTGTGCCTGCCTGTATACGCCTTGTTTTGGTAGTACTTGGCATGCACCGCAAGTACAAATGCATCCAGCAAACCATCGATCACCTCGAACCCTGCGGCTTCCTTTTCCAAAACCTGTCTACTCTGATACAAGTGCTCCACCGAAAAGACACCGATCTCTTCGAGTACAGGAGCCGAAGGGACCAAGTCTGTAATCGCCTGGTCAAATCCCCCTGCCAACATGGCTTCCTCGTGGGTGAGAAAAACGGCCGTACTCTCTTCGATCAACACTTGAATGGCTACTGCTCGCAATACCCCTATTTTTTCTTTGTCACTTGGGATCTGCTCCAACTTCTCGGGCATGTACTTGTCTTTGAGTATGGCTGCCAAAAAATCACGAGTCTGCTCAAACGACACCAAGCCTAGGCCAAAACCATCTTCCAAATCGATGATACTGTAGCAAATATCATCCGCTGCTTCGACCAAAAAAGCCAAAGGGTGTCGTGACCATACGCCAGTATGGCGCTGGATCAAGCCCAGACTATCGGCCATCTCCGCAAAAATGCTTTGCTCACTTTGAAAATAACCGTACTTCTTTTGGCTCTTCTTTTTCTTGTCCCTTTCGGCAAAAGCCGAATAGCATGGATACTTCGTAAAGGCCGCTAGGGTCGCTTTGGTCAATTTCAATCCCTGCCGTTGGTTTCTTGTCAAAAGACGAAACCCCTGTGCATTGCCTTCAAAATCCGTCAAATCCGCCCATTGTTCTTTGGAGACTTCCTCTTGCAGCATCTTGGCTACAGGGTGGTGCGCAAAGAAGTCCGAGATGGCCGTTTCGCCAGAATGGCCAAACGGAGGATTCCCTACATCATGGGCCAGAGCAGCTGCTCCGACTACCGCCCCAAAATCACTTGGAGTCAGTCCCTCTATGTCCTTGTACTTGCTGAGAATACTGGCTCCCGCATTCTTGCCCAAAGAGCGCCCCACACTAGATACTTCCAAACTATGTGTCAATCGGGTGTGTACAAAATCTTGGTCTGGTAAAGGAAACACCTGCGTCTTGTCCTGCAAATTGCGAAACGGGCGACTAAAAATGATCCGGTCATAATCGGCCTCAAACTCACTCCGTAGATTCCCAGCAGGATGTGCATGCATTCGTTTGACTTCACCGATTCTCTCGGCTGACATCAAATTCTTCCAATTCATCATCTCTTATAGGGTTTTGTGCACTTTGGTGGCGCTAGCTTGTGCTCTGGCGAGCACTGTCGTATCGGCCAAGTTGACATGGGCGGGCCGACTCAGAGCAAACCTTACTACCTCTGCAATATCCACAGCGAGCAGCGGCAGCATCCCTTGGTAGACCGACGCTGCTTTGTCTTCATCTCCCTTGAAGCGCACATTCGAAAACTCTGTATGTACCAACCCTGGATTGACAGACATTACGCGAATGTTGTGCTCGACGAGTTCTTGACGCATGCTCTTGGTGATGGCATCCACACCAAACTTGGTCGCACAGTAGACATTC
The DNA window shown above is from Reichenbachiella sp. 5M10 and carries:
- a CDS encoding deoxyguanosinetriphosphate triphosphohydrolase: MMNWKNLMSAERIGEVKRMHAHPAGNLRSEFEADYDRIIFSRPFRNLQDKTQVFPLPDQDFVHTRLTHSLEVSSVGRSLGKNAGASILSKYKDIEGLTPSDFGAVVGAAALAHDVGNPPFGHSGETAISDFFAHHPVAKMLQEEVSKEQWADLTDFEGNAQGFRLLTRNQRQGLKLTKATLAAFTKYPCYSAFAERDKKKKSQKKYGYFQSEQSIFAEMADSLGLIQRHTGVWSRHPLAFLVEAADDICYSIIDLEDGFGLGLVSFEQTRDFLAAILKDKYMPEKLEQIPSDKEKIGVLRAVAIQVLIEESTAVFLTHEEAMLAGGFDQAITDLVPSAPVLEEIGVFSVEHLYQSRQVLEKEAAGFEVIDGLLDAFVLAVHAKYYQNKAYTGRHKSVFRLLPPDVVYKLDHESTSLYESILLITDYISGMTDSSAIKLFRILKGISIN